Proteins co-encoded in one Ananas comosus cultivar F153 linkage group 15, ASM154086v1, whole genome shotgun sequence genomic window:
- the LOC109721131 gene encoding type IV inositol polyphosphate 5-phosphatase 7-like, with product MRDGTSQKSKLSWSKSLVRKLFNIRSNKAQDFHADDAVARGGDEEWRSSFTEREGATVKKSKTVRFSKRNQDRARRGKIDLDAAEATVTLDYRIFVATWNVGGKSPPSHMNLEDWLHASPPADIYVLGFQEIVPLNAGNVLGTEDNGPAKKWVALIRKTLNNLPGTSTSNRYQTPSPTTTPIVEINDDFEGSLQRQKSSSFLHRHSFQSLNSRSLRVEGDIMAPQPRLERRHSVCDRVIFGSRLSDFGPNFRGVGSSDDENIAGDSPSTSYYSPISYSYSNASSMEERSRSAPQSRYCLVASKQMVGIFLMVWVRREIRDDVRNLKVSCVGRGLMGYLGNKGSISISMSLHQTSFCFVCSHLTSGQKEGDELRRNSDVMEILRKTRFPSIHGLCEEKSPGTVLEHDRIIWFGDLNYRIALSYRSAKALVEMRNWKALLEKDQLRIEQRCGRVFVGWNEGKIYFPPTYKYSNNSDRYAGDDMNIKEKRRTPAWCDRILWYGRGLNQLSYVRGESRFSDHRPVCSIFTSEVESINHSRIQNMSYSSSQVDIEELFPYPQGYTELNFF from the exons ATGAGAGATGGGACTTCACAGAAAAGCAAG CTCTCATGGTCCAAGTCCCTAGTAAGAAAATTGTTCAACATTAGAAGCAATAAAGCTCAGGACTTTCATGCAGATGATGCTGTTGCTAGAG gAGGGGATGAGGAATGGAGGAGCAGCTTCACAGAGAGGGAGGGAGCCACAGTCAAGAAAAGCAAAACAG ttagATTCTCCAAGAGGAATCAGGACCGAGCTCGACGAGGAAAGATAGACCTCGACGCGGCAGAAGCTACAGTAACTTTGGACTATAG GATCTTTGTTGCAACGTGGAATGTCGGCGGTAAATCGCCGCCAAGCCATATGAACCTCGAAGATTGGCTCCATGCTTCGCCTCCTGCAGATATTTATGTTTTGGG GTTTCAGGAAATTGTCCCTCTAAATGCTGGAAATGTTCTTGGGACAGAAGACAACGGCCCAGCGAAGAAATGGGTGGCTCTAATCAGAAAAACACTTAATAATCTTCCCGGAACTAGCACTAGTAATCGATACCAAACCCCCTCCCCTACGACTACACCAATTGTGGAAATAAACGACGATTTCGAAGGCTCGTTACAGAGGCAGAAGAGCTCCTCTTTCCTCCATCGTCACTCTTTCCAATCCCTCAATAGTCGTAGTTTAAGAGTGGAGGGAGATATAATGGCGCCTCAACCAAGGCTGGAAAGGCGTCATAGTGTGTGTGATCGCGTTATTTTCGGTAGCAGATTAAGTGATTTTGGTCCTAATTTTAGAGGGGTTGGTTCCTCTGATGATGAAAATATTGCTGGAGATTCTCCCTCTACATCCTACTACTCACCAATCTCATACAGCTATAGTAATGCGTCATCAATGGAGGAGAGAAGTAGATCAGCTCCACAATCAag ATACTGTCTCGTTGCAAGTAAGCAGATGGTTGGCATATTTCTAATGGTGTGGGTGCGAAGAGAAATAAGGGATGATGTAAGGAATCTCAAGGTCTCTTGCGTTGGGAGAGGGCTCATGGGCTATCTTGGAAACAAG GGCTCAATTTCAATCAGCATGTCGTTGCACCAAACGAGCTTCTGCTTCGTCTGCAGCCATTTGACGTCTGGCCAGAAGGAAGGGGATGAACTTCGAAGGAATTCTGACGTGATGGAAATCCTGAGAAAGACTCGGTTCCCTTCAATTCATGGGCTATGTGAAGAGAAGTCTCCTGGAACGGTCCTTGAGCACGA TCGAATCATATGGTTTGGTGATTTGAACTACCGGATAGCTCTCTCGTATCGATCTGCCAAGGCTCTGGTCGAGATGCGCAATTGGAAAGCCTTGTTGGAAAAAGATCAG CTAAGGATAGAGCAAAGGTGCGGCCGTGTCTTCGTGGGCTGGAATGAAGGAAAAATATATTTCCCTCCCACATATAAATATTCAAACAATTCAGACAGATACGCCGGGGATGACatgaatataaaagaaaagCGTCGAACTCCTGCTTG GTGTGATCGCATTTTATGGTATGGAAGGGGCCTCAATCAACTCTCTTACGTTCGTGGAGAGTCAAGGTTTTCTGATCATAGACCAGTTTGTAGCATTTTTACATCAGAGGTTGAATCGATCAACCATAGCCGAATACAGAACATGAGCTACTCTAGCTCACAAGTGGATATTGAAGAACTTTTTCCATACCCACAAGGGTATACAGAGCTTAATTTCTTTTGA
- the LOC109721351 gene encoding EKC/KEOPS complex subunit bud32, translating into MDIDMEEHNKEFGVLLKQGAEARVFESIFVGQKCIIKERFSKKYRHPVLDSKLTTKRLNAEARCMTKARRLGVPTPVLYAVDPLLHTLTFEYVNGPSVKEILLDFGLNGLVHERLDDIATQIGNAIGKLHDGGLIHGDLTTSNMIVKSGTNQLVLIDFGLSFNSTLPEDKAVDLYVLERALLSMHSSCGNVMDKILSAYRKASMQWSSTMNKLAQVRQRGRKRTMVG; encoded by the exons ATGGATATTGATATGGAGGAACATAACAAAGAATTCGGTGTACTATTGAAGCAGGGGGCAGAAGCT AGGGTATTTGAATCAATATTTGTGGGGCAAAAGTGCATCATCAAAGAGCGATTCTCAAAGAAGTATAGGCATCCGGTGCTGGACTCAAAGTTAACTACTAAACGATTAAATGCG GAAGCTCGCTGCATGACAAAAGCAAGACGACTTGGTGTTCCTACTCCAGTTTTATATGCCGTAGACCCACTGTTGCATACTCTGACCTTTGAATATGTTAATGGCCCCTCTGTGAAAGAAATACTCTTAGATTTTGGATTGAATGGTTTAGTTCACGAACGCTTGGATGACATTGCCACACAAATAGGGAATGCAATTGGGAAGCTACATGATGGAGGTCTCATTCATGGTGATCTGACGACATCAAATATGATTGTCAAGAGTGGGACCAATCAGCTG GTGCTTATTGATTTTGGTCTGAGCTTCAATTCAACTCTCCCTGAGGATAAGGCAGTGGATCTGTATGTTCTAGAGAGAGCTTTGCTATCTATGCATTCATCATGTGGGAATGTT ATGGATAAAATACTCTCTGCATATAGAAAGGCTTCGATGCAATGGTCATCCACAATGAACAAGCTTGCTCAAG TGAGACAGCGAGGTCGAAAGCGTACCATGGTAGGATGA
- the LOC109721352 gene encoding protein RDM1 isoform X3: protein MKRAAQSFPISSDDSSDSDSDDNTSIKHGGKTQLPQSSKDFMSEGALMRRAEMYQEYMKQIPIPAKRGSVIPFISWQGLGSSLKHLYGQPLHYLTNVLLQAWDQRRVGTEDEPWRFDTIIHPVKAEALIWVTEEVHRLTTSAHCLAKLWASDPMYHAYIDPIFPD, encoded by the exons ATGAAAAGGGCAGCCCAATCCTTCCCAATATCTTCGGATGATTCGTCAGACTCAGATTCTGATGACAACACAAGCATCAAACATGGCGGCAAGACTCAGCTTCCTCAATCGTCAAAGGATTTTATGTCGGAag GTGCACTGATGAGAAGGGCAGAAATGTATCAAGAGTACATGAAACAAATCCCAATTCCTGCCAAGCGGGGTTCTGTCATCCCGTTCATATCATGGCAGGGGCTGGGCTCATCGTTGAAGCACTTATATGGACAGCCGTTACACTATCTTACTAATGTGCTCTTGCAAGCGTGGGACCAACGCCGAGTTGGGACCGAGGATGAGCCCTGGCGATTTGATACTATTATCCACCCCGTGAAAGCTGAGGCCCTCATCTGGGTCACAGAAGAAGTGCACAGGCTTACAACCTCTGCCCACTGTTTAGCTAAACTATGGGCTTCTGACCCCATGTATCATGCCTATATTGATCCAATTTTCCCCGATTAG